A genomic segment from Polyangiaceae bacterium encodes:
- a CDS encoding protein kinase yields the protein MTDSLPEQAQAEVSSFRPGTIVDGRYRVLRLIGGGGNGLVHEVEHMRTGQRLALKSLLDPTMYQRLEQEARATSLLKSPRAVKIVDMGTSPTDGPYLVMELLAGQSLRELLHDAGQLPLEMTINIALQVGECLAEAHAAGIIHRDLKPDNIHLAPGPKPNLYDVKVLDFGIVKIGQDAPVPGGSLTRTGSTVGTPYYMSLEQLRNPSAVDGRSDLYSLGVVLYESLSGRKPYDVDTIGDLVYALCSGPPTDLARLRPDIPAAVSRAVMRALAPERDDRYDTVLDLCRELAPFGDRSVAAWIDEPQARPAAPAPRPSPGPFAGGAPTPSGVRPKMLSQATEIFQLPEGAAVNPYPPLEPPVQALAAAVHAPAPARDDDGGARRDTPTTFYVKPEASEKPELPERAPDSEKTQMIDSSRTASRSGSGPSPVVSNPNASFPKQTNPYTKTTPFGMIPELAGLPPPGTPLPSAFPNQPPQAGPQGFGFAPPPLPPASTPGASGVFAPPPAPGMSGGLSAPADVKTSVFPTLNPGSIPPQGMPGQQPGFRPPSMAPQPHPLMTGSNMPMVNIPGTMASNLPMGNIPGATGPLPGGAAPAWMSTSYQGAPQAPASGMDKLFAFWNNAPQKTQIAIAAGAAALFVTLVLLFLWLLVR from the coding sequence ATGACTGATTCTCTCCCCGAGCAAGCGCAAGCAGAGGTGTCCTCGTTTCGTCCAGGCACCATCGTGGATGGGCGTTATCGCGTGCTGCGTCTCATTGGCGGCGGCGGCAACGGCCTCGTGCACGAGGTCGAGCACATGCGCACGGGCCAACGGCTCGCGCTGAAGTCGCTGCTCGATCCCACGATGTATCAGCGGCTCGAACAAGAAGCTCGCGCGACGAGCCTGCTGAAAAGTCCGCGCGCCGTGAAAATCGTGGACATGGGGACGAGTCCCACGGATGGCCCGTACCTCGTGATGGAACTGCTCGCAGGACAAAGCCTGCGCGAGCTGCTCCACGACGCAGGACAGTTGCCGCTCGAGATGACGATCAACATTGCGCTGCAAGTCGGCGAGTGTCTCGCGGAAGCGCATGCGGCGGGCATCATCCATCGCGATCTGAAGCCCGACAACATTCACCTCGCGCCAGGTCCGAAGCCCAACTTGTACGACGTCAAAGTACTGGATTTCGGCATCGTCAAGATTGGCCAGGATGCGCCCGTTCCCGGTGGATCGCTCACGCGAACGGGCTCGACCGTCGGCACGCCGTACTACATGAGTCTCGAGCAACTGCGGAATCCTTCCGCCGTCGATGGCCGGAGCGATCTCTACTCGCTCGGCGTCGTGCTCTACGAGAGTCTCAGCGGACGAAAACCGTACGACGTCGACACGATCGGCGACCTCGTCTACGCGCTTTGCTCGGGCCCGCCGACCGATCTTGCGCGCTTGCGGCCGGACATTCCTGCGGCGGTGAGTCGTGCCGTCATGCGTGCGCTCGCGCCCGAGCGCGACGATCGTTACGACACCGTGCTCGATCTGTGCCGCGAGCTTGCGCCGTTCGGTGATCGTTCCGTGGCTGCTTGGATTGACGAACCTCAAGCGCGCCCTGCAGCGCCAGCGCCTCGACCTTCACCGGGACCGTTTGCGGGCGGAGCGCCGACGCCATCGGGCGTGCGGCCGAAGATGCTCAGCCAAGCAACGGAAATCTTTCAATTGCCCGAAGGTGCCGCCGTCAATCCATATCCGCCGCTCGAGCCTCCCGTGCAGGCACTCGCGGCAGCCGTGCATGCTCCCGCGCCAGCGCGGGACGACGATGGAGGGGCCCGACGCGACACGCCGACGACGTTCTATGTCAAACCCGAGGCTTCGGAGAAACCCGAGCTTCCCGAGCGCGCGCCGGACAGTGAAAAGACGCAGATGATCGATTCGTCGCGCACTGCGAGCCGTTCGGGGAGCGGGCCGAGTCCGGTCGTATCGAATCCGAATGCGAGTTTTCCGAAGCAAACGAATCCGTACACGAAGACGACTCCATTCGGGATGATTCCGGAGCTTGCGGGGCTGCCGCCGCCGGGCACGCCGCTTCCTTCCGCATTTCCGAACCAGCCGCCGCAAGCGGGTCCTCAGGGTTTCGGGTTTGCGCCGCCGCCATTGCCGCCGGCGTCGACGCCGGGGGCATCGGGGGTATTTGCGCCGCCGCCGGCACCGGGAATGTCGGGTGGGTTGAGTGCGCCGGCGGATGTGAAGACATCGGTGTTTCCCACTTTGAATCCGGGTTCGATACCGCCACAAGGAATGCCGGGTCAGCAGCCTGGATTTCGCCCGCCGAGCATGGCGCCGCAGCCGCATCCGCTGATGACGGGGTCGAACATGCCCATGGTCAACATTCCGGGCACGATGGCGTCGAATTTGCCAATGGGAAACATTCCGGGGGCGACGGGGCCGCTTCCGGGCGGAGCAGCGCCTGCATGGATGTCGACGTCGTATCAAGGAGCGCCGCAGGCTCCGGCGTCGGGCATGGATAAGCTTTTCGCATTTTGGAACAATGCGCCGCAAAAAACGCAGATTGCCATTGCGGCGGGCGCGGCCGCGTTGTTCGTAACGCTGGTGCTGCTGTTTTTGTGGCTGCTTGTCAGGTAA